The genomic region TTCAGTTCCGTTTTCTTCGATGTGGCCGAAGCCATGCTTCCTTCGGCGATATTTTGCACGCCGCTGCGAGCCGCCTGCACCATCTGGTCATGGGTACGTGAACGCTTGTCGATGAAACGGCCGCAAAAAACAACCGTCAGGTCATACGCCAGCTGGGCGGTTTGAAAGCTGCGCAGCTTGCGGTCGCCGCCATGGGGAGGAATGAGGTTTGTGTCGCCATCCATTTGCGTTGCTCCATTCAAGAATATTGCCCCTGGCAAATTGCTTGAGGCTTAATTCATCCAATCGATATTGTCAATGTTGTATTTTGTGTTCTGGCCGCGGAAGGGGTTCCATAGCCGACGAACTTTTTTTTTACGGTTTCTTGGGGAACCAAGGGAAAAAGATCGGGGTCTTTTTCTTGTACTCCTCGAAATCGGGCCGGCCGCGGTACTTTTTTTCCAGCAGCGGCACGCCGGAGACGAACAGCAGCAGGAAGGTGATGAGCGCGGGCCCGACCAGCCCCAGCCAGCCCCGGGGGGCGGAAAGGGCGATGACGGCCATGCCCCACCACAGAGTGGCTTCTCCGAAGTAGTTGGGATGGCGGGTATAGCGCCACAAGCCGCCGGTCATGAGCTTGCCGCGGTTGGCCGGATTCTTGATGAAAGCGGCCAGCTGGCGGTCGCCGCTGGTTTCAAACGAAAAACCGGTCAGCCAGACCAGCATGCCCAGGCCGTCCAGCAGGTTTAATGGCGGCTGCTCCTGGCCGACGATCAGCAGCACCGGCGTGATGACCACCAGCAGTAAAAGACCCTGCAGCATGAATATCTGGCCGAAACTGCGCAGCAAGAAATATTTTCCCCAGCTTTTGCGCCAGGCGGCGTAACGGAAATCCTCTTCCTTGCCGCGGTTGCGTTGGAAAATGTGCAGGGCCAGACGGCCGCCCCAGGTCCAAAGCAGCGCCAGGGCCAGCCATTGCCGGGGCCGGCACTGGCCGTACAAGGCAAATACCGTTGTGCCGACAAGGATAAAGCCCAAGCCCCAGGCGATATCGACGATGCCGTTATTTTTCCTGGCCAGGGCGATGATGAAGACCAGGATCATGTAAATCAGGGCGATGACCGTTGCCGTAGCCAACAATTGGACCATCGTACCTCCTTTGCTTCCGGCCGATTTCAGATCCGTCCCATTTTAGCCAGGAAGCGGCGGGCGCGCAAGGCGCTCTTCTCCTTGTCTTTGATTTCCAGCATGATGTCAAAATCGGCGCGGCCGGCCGCACGCAGGAAGCGGGAAAAGCCCTTCAGACTGATGCTCTCGGCGTGGCTGCCGCGGCGTTCGCCCTTTTTCTGCGAGCTGTAGTCGACCATGGGCACGCCGTCGCTTTTTCTCCAGCTGGCCGCTGCCAGGGAAATGGCTGTTGCCAGCTCCTCGCCCTCGTTGTTCAACTGGTGGTGGAAGGAATCGAAAAGGACGGGGATGCCGGTGCGGCGGCTGATGTGCAGGCAGTTGTCGAGGCTGTACTGGCGGTCATCGTTCTCCACCACCAGGCGGCGGCGGACGCTTGGCTCGAGCCGTTCGAAACGGAGGCAGAAACGGTCTAGGCTCGCCGGCTTGTCATTGTAGACGCCGCCGCCATGGATTTGGATTTTCGCGGAGCGGTCGAGACCCAGCAGGTCGAGGACGCGGGCATGGTACTTGAGCTCGGCGGCGCTGCGCTTGAAAATATCTGGATCGGGCGAATTGATCAGGGTGAATTGATCGGGGTGCATGGAGATCCTCATCCCGCTTTTTTTGATGAAGGCCCCCAGCTCGGCAAATTCGGCGGCAAACACTGCCGGCCAGCGGACTCGGGAGACTGGGTGCGAGGCGAAGGGAACCAGGTCCGACGTGACGCGGAACAACAGCAGGACGTTGGCGCGGTTGAACTCCAGCCGCCGGCGCAGGCATAGCAGCTTCTCACGAACGGTCGCCAGCAGACGCTCGGGGGAGTAGGAGCCCAGGCGGAATGTGCGGCTGGAGGTGCAGCCGAGCGAACGGTTGAGGCAGGGGTAGCCGATTTTCATTTTATGTCTTCCCCGGGCGCGTGGCCGACTCATAAAGATAACGA from Candidatus Aminicenantes bacterium harbors:
- a CDS encoding four helix bundle protein, translated to MDGDTNLIPPHGGDRKLRSFQTAQLAYDLTVVFCGRFIDKRSRTHDQMVQAARSGVQNIAEGSMASATSKKTEL
- a CDS encoding DUF1295 domain-containing protein; protein product: MVQLLATATVIALIYMILVFIIALARKNNGIVDIAWGLGFILVGTTVFALYGQCRPRQWLALALLWTWGGRLALHIFQRNRGKEEDFRYAAWRKSWGKYFLLRSFGQIFMLQGLLLLVVITPVLLIVGQEQPPLNLLDGLGMLVWLTGFSFETSGDRQLAAFIKNPANRGKLMTGGLWRYTRHPNYFGEATLWWGMAVIALSAPRGWLGLVGPALITFLLLFVSGVPLLEKKYRGRPDFEEYKKKTPIFFPWFPKKP
- the uvsE gene encoding UV DNA damage repair endonuclease UvsE yields the protein MKIGYPCLNRSLGCTSSRTFRLGSYSPERLLATVREKLLCLRRRLEFNRANVLLLFRVTSDLVPFASHPVSRVRWPAVFAAEFAELGAFIKKSGMRISMHPDQFTLINSPDPDIFKRSAAELKYHARVLDLLGLDRSAKIQIHGGGVYNDKPASLDRFCLRFERLEPSVRRRLVVENDDRQYSLDNCLHISRRTGIPVLFDSFHHQLNNEGEELATAISLAAASWRKSDGVPMVDYSSQKKGERRGSHAESISLKGFSRFLRAAGRADFDIMLEIKDKEKSALRARRFLAKMGRI